From the genome of Glycine max cultivar Williams 82 chromosome 2, Glycine_max_v4.0, whole genome shotgun sequence, one region includes:
- the LOC100818536 gene encoding probable alpha,alpha-trehalose-phosphate synthase [UDP-forming] 9 — protein MASRSYVNLLDLAGGLLDIPHMPRTIPRIMTVPGVISDLDVYGRYDGDSDVSSSGYRERKILVANMLPLQAKRDIETGKWCFSLDEDSILLQLKDGFSSDTEVIYVGSLKVEIDAHEQEQVAQKLLEDFNCIPTFLPHDVQKKFYHGFCKQQLWPLFHYMLPMFPDHGDRFDRLLWQAYVSANKIFADKVMEIINPDDDFVWVQDYHLMVLPTFLRKRYNRVKLGFFLHSPFPSSEIYRTLPVRDEILRGLLNSDLIGFHTFDYARHFLSCCKRMLGLDYESKRGHIGLDYFGRTIFIKILPVGIHMGRLESVLNLQSTSAKLKEIQEEFKGRKVILGVDDMDIFKGISLKLLAVEQLLQQNRDLKGKVVLVQIVNPARSSGKDVQEAKKETYLIAQRINDTYGSINYRPVILIDRPVPRFEKSAYYAVAECCIVNAVRDGMNLVPYKYIVCRQGTAQMDKALARKSDSPRTSMLVVSEFIGCSPSLSGAIRVNPWNIDAVADALYSAVTMNDSEKQLRHEKHYRYISSHDVAYWARSFMQDLERACKDHYTKRCWGMGLGLGFRVVSLSPGFRKLSVDHIVSAYKRTGRRAIFLDYDGTIVPKSSINKTPSPEVISMLNDMCNDPKNTVFIVSGRGRDSLSDWFTSCKMIGLAAEHGYFLRWSKDSEWETSPLSPDLDWKKIVEPVMQLYTEATDGSNIETKESALVWHHQDADPDFGSCQAKELLNHLESVLANEPAVVIRGQHIVEVKPQGLNKGLVAEKVLSTMVNDGNPPDFVMCVGDDISDEDMFESILRTVSCPSLPVVPEIFACTVGQKPSKAKYYLDDPADVLKLLQGLGASSKPKSRHLAQFQVSFESTV, from the exons ATGGCATCAAGATCATATGTTAATCTACTAGACTTAGCTGGAGGTTTACTGGATATTCCTCACATGCCAAGAACTATTCCAAGGATTATGACAGTTCCTGGAGTTATTTCTGACCTGGATGTTTATGGTAGATATGATGGGGATTCTGATGTTAGCTCTTCTGGTTATCGGGAGCGGAAAATCCTTGTGGCAAACATGTTGCCATTGCAGGCCAAAAGAGATATTGAAACTGGTAAATGGTGTTTCAGTTTGGATGAGGATTCTATTCTGTTGCAATTAAAAGATGGTTTCTCTTCTGACACTGAGGTGATCTATGTGGGATCCCTCAAGGTTGAAATAGATGCCCATGAGCAGGAACAAGTTGCTCAGAAATTACTGGAGGACTTTAATTGCATACCTACCTTTCTACCCCATGATGTCCAGAAGAAGTTTTATCATGGCTTTTGCAAACAGCAGCTTTGGCCTCTCTTTCATTACATGCTACCTATGTTCCCTGATCATGGTGATCGGTTTGACCGCTTGTTGTGGCAGGCTTATGTCTCTGCAAACAAAATATTTGCAGACAAGGTTATGGAAATAATCAATCCTGATGACGATTTTGTTTGGGTTCAAGACTATCACTTGATGGTCTTGCCTACATTTTTGAGGAAGCGGTATAATCGCGTTAAGCTTGGATTCTTTCTTCACAGTCCTTTCCCTTCATCTGAAATTTACCGAACTTTGCCGGTAAGGGATGAAATTCTGAGGGGTTTGTTGAATTCTGATTTAATTGGTTTCCATACATTTGATTATGCTCGCCACTTCCTCTCTTGTTGCAAAAGAATGCTAGGTCTTGACTATGAATCTAAACGAGgacatataggacttgattacTTTGGCCGTactatatttatcaaaattctgCCTGTAGGCATTCATATGGGTAGGCTTGAATCTGTATTAAATCTTCAATCTACATCAGCTAAATTGAAAGAGATTCAGGAAGAGTTCAAGGGTAGGAAGGTAATTCTTGGTGTTGATGACATGGACATCTTTAAGGGCATCAGTCTGAAGCTTCTAGCTGTTGAGCAGCTGCTGCAGCAGAATCGTGATTTGAAGGGCAAAGTTGTCCTAGTACAGATTGTGAATCCTGCTAGGAGTTCAGGCAAGGATGTTCAGGAAGCAAAGAAGGAAACATATTTAATTGCCCAGAGGATTAATGATACTTATGGCTCAATCAATTATCGGCCTGTAATTCTCATTGATCGTCCTGTTCCTCGTTTTGAGAAGAGTGCCTATTATGCTGTAGCCGAATGTTGCATTGTCAATGCTGTGAGGGATGGTATGAACTTAGTCCCATACAAATATATTGTTTGTCGACAAGGAACTGCACAGATGGATAAAGCTTTGGCTAGAAAAAGTGATTCTCCTCGTACAAGCATGCTTGTTGTGTCTGAGTTCATTGGTTGTTCTCCTTCTCTAAGTGGAGCAATCAGGGTCAATCCATGGAACATAGATGCTGTCGCTGATGCTCTGTATTCAGCTGTTACTATGAATGATTCAGAGAAGCAATTGAGGCATGAGAAACACTACAGGTACATCAGTTCTCATGATGTGGCATATTGGGCACGCAGCTTTATGCAGGATTTGGAGAGAGCATGCAAAGATCATTACACCAAAAGATGCTGGGGAATGGGTTTGGGCCTAGGGTTTAGAGTTGTTTCTCTTTCTCCTGGTTTTAGAAAATTGTCTGTTGATCACATTGTTTCAGCATACAAAAGAACTGGTAGAAGAGCCATATTTCTTGATTATGATGGTACTATCGTACCAAAATCTTCTATAAATAAGACCCCCAGCCCTGAAGTCATATCCATGCTAAATGATATGTGCAATGATCCTAAAAATACTGTGTTCATTGTGAGTGGAAGGGGAAGAGATTCTTTAAGTGATTGGTTTACTTCATGCAAAATGATTGGACTTGCAGCCGAACACGGATACTTTCTAAG GTGGAGTAAAGATTCTGAATGGGAAACCAGTCCCTTGTCTCCTGATCTTGATTGGAAAAAGATTGTGGAACCTGTCATGCAGTTGTATACAGAGGCAACTGATGGATCTAATATTGAAACTAAGGAAAGTGCTTTGGTCTGGCATCATCAAGATGCAGACCCTGATTTTGGCTCATGCCAAGCCAAAGAATTGTTAAATCATCTGGAAAGTGTCCTTGCTAATGAACCTGCAGTTGTTATCAGGGGCCAGCATATTGTTGAAGTCAAGCCACAG GGATTAAACAAGGGATTGGTGGCTGAAAAGGTTCTTTCCACTATGGTTAATGATGGCAATCCACCAGATTTTGTGATGTGTGTGGGAGATGACATTTCTGATGAAGACATGTTTGAGAGCATACTAAGGACAGTTTCATGCCCTTCATTGCCAGTAGTTCCTGAGATCTTTGCCTGCACTGTAGGTCAGAAACCTAGCAAGGCCAAATATTATCTTGATGATCCTGCTGATGTCTTGAAGTTGCTTCAAGGCCTTGGTGCTTCATCTAAGCCAAAGTCAAGGCATCTAGCACAATTCCAAGTTTCTTTTGAGAGCACGGTTTGA